One region of Culex pipiens pallens isolate TS chromosome 2, TS_CPP_V2, whole genome shotgun sequence genomic DNA includes:
- the LOC120418970 gene encoding uncharacterized protein LOC120418970, protein MVGPVVQDDLLTIILRFRLRKIAVVADVAKMYRMVNVHPDDQDLQRILWRDSPSEPVRTFKLTTVTYGTASAPYLATKCLRTVGEEVETTHPLAAKTIKHDFYVDDMLSGADSIEEAQKLVGETSERLMAAGFLLRKWRSIDNAVLEAIPEELRDEGGAKELDSSTAAVKTLGLLWDSSSDEFKFKTPTWNAATVFTKQTVLSDTARIFDPVGLVGPVVVIAKIFLQKLWKKGVDWKEPLPENLVHIWDEFRRNMMSFDNIAVPRWVGFSLQCIKLELHGFCDASLEAYGACFYTRSTWSNGGVSVNLLTSKTKVAPMTDLKRRTKEETIPRLECSSGLLMCHLLQKIRPLFPVDIEIHLWTDSMVVMSWLASAPSRWNPFVANRVSEMQHLSKGCIWHHVPGVEIPADLLSRGMIPALLAYASLWWIGPTWLCLSPDKWPQTRNPTQEELEAALLEQRASYACTVQILQPEQLFTRYSSLFALIRVTALCRRFAHNARPANRECRKSGYITHAEHEAALLELVKLAQKECFPHELADLEKKGEVNETSKLNALNPRLVEGVILVGGRLRNAAVSAGRKHPMILDNHHPLTKLILQHYHHKYFHAGLQLLISSVRERFWPLSVRRAASSDPNDLDVLTPGHFLVQRPLAAVAEPDLAEVPENRLSAWQRTQDFVQQIWRKWSTQYLSDLHNRTRWTRQRNNLSCGMMVLLKEENLPPQMWHLGVASVVEDDHPRIEIAAVRDAPRQAAALKCSERLTTHPKTDLRMKKSISSDRQQQQ, encoded by the exons ATGGTAGGACCGGTGGTCCAGGATGATTTGCTGACCATCATTCTTCGCTTTCGTTTGCGGAAGATCGCCGTCGTGGCAGACGTCGCAAAAATGTACCGCATGGTGAACGTTCACCCAGATGACCAGGATCTGCAGCGGATCTTGTGGAGGGACTCGCCGAGCGAGCCTGTGCGAACCTTCAAGCTCACTACGGTGACGTACGGAACGGCGTCGGCGCCCTATCTGGCCACGAAATGCTTGCGCACGGTCGGAGAAGAGGTGGAAACCACACATCCGCTGGCGGCGAAGACCATCAAGCATGACTTTTATGTCGATGATATGCTCTCGGGAGCCGACTCGATCGAGGAAGCGCAGAAGCTGGTTGGAGAGACCAGCGAGCGGCTGATGGCGGCCGGGTTCCTGCTCAGGAAGTGGCGAAGCATCGACAACGCCGTGCTGGAAGCCATCCCCGAGGAGCTGCGAGACGAAGGAGGTGCGAAAGAGTTGGATTCGTCGACTGCCGCTGTGAAGACACTGGGTCTGCTGTGGGACTCGAGCAGCGATGAGTTCAAGTTCAAAACGCCGACGTGGAATGCCGCTACGGTATTCACGAAACAAACGGTGCTGTCAGACACAGCACGCATTTTCGATCCCGTTGGACTGGTCGGACCAGTTGTTGTGATCGCCAAGATCTTCCTCCAGAAGCTGTGGAAAAAAGGAGTCGATTGGAAAGAGCCGTTGCCAGAAAATCTTGTGCACATTTGGGATGAGTTTCGACGAAACATGATGAGCTTTGACAACATCGCTGTGCCACGTTGGGTCGGTTTTAGCCTGCAGTGTATCAAGCTTGAGCTGCACGGATTTTGCGATGCGTCGCTTGAGGCGTACGGAGCGTGTTTTTACACGCGCAGCACCTGGAGCAACGGTGGCGTTTCGGTCAACCTGCTGACGTCGAAGACTAAGGTGGCGCCGATGACCGACTTGAAGCGACGAACCAAGGAGGAGACGATCCCGCGACTGGAGTGCTCGTCAGGACTGCTGATGTGCCACTTGCTGCAGAAGATACGCCCACTGTTTCCGGTCGACATCGAGATCCATCTGTGGACGGATTCGATGGTCGTCATGAGCTGGCTGGCGTCCGCACCATCTCGCTGGAATCCATTTGTGGCAAACCGTGTGTCGGAGATGCAGCACCTGAGCAAAGGTTGTATCTGGCACCACGTACCCGGTGTGGAAATCCCGGCGGATCTGCTCTCGCGAGGCATGATCCCAGCATTGCTCGCGTACGCATCGCTGTGGTGGATTGGACCCACATGGCTGTGCCTAAGTCCAGACAAGTGGCCGCAGACGAGAAACCCTACGCAGGAGGAGTTGGAAGCTGCATTGCTGGAGCAGAGAGCGTCGTACGCCTGCACTGTCCAGATTCTTCAGCCGGAGCAGCTGTTCACGCGCTATTCGTCATTGTTTGCGCTGATTCGAGTCACCGCGCTCTGCCGCAGATTCGCTCACAACGCTCGACCTGCCAACCGTGAGTGCCGAAAGAGCGGGTACATCACGCACGCCGAGCACGAAGCGGCACTGCTGGAGCTGGTGAAGCTGGCGCAGAAGGAATGTTTCCCGCATGAGCTCGCAGATCTGGAAAAGAAGGGAGAAGTTAACGAGACTTCGAAGTTGAACGCGCTCAATCCTAGGCTCGTGGAGGGCGTAATACTGGTTGGCGGCCGGCTACGAAACGCTGCAGTTTCAGCTGGGAGGAAGCATCCGATGATTTTGGACAACCACCATCCGCTAACTAAACTAATTCTACAGCACTACCACCACAAGTACTTCCACGCTGGACTGCAGCTGCTGATTTCTAGTGTGCGCGAGCGGTTCTGGCCGCTGAGCGTCCGGCGCGCAGCGAG CAGTGACCCGAACGATCTCGACGTCCTCACCCCTGGTCACTTTCTGGTCCAAAGACCACTGGCAGCGGTGGCAGAACCAGACCTGGCGGAAGTCCCAGAGAACAGGCTGTCAGCGTGGCAGAGAACGCAGGACTTTGTGCAGCAGATCTGGCGGAAGTGGTCGACGCAGTACCTGTCGGACCTCCACAACCGAACGCGATGGACGAGACAGCGCAACAACCTGTCCTGCGGAATGATGGTGCTGCTGAAAGAGGAGAACCTGCCGCCACAGATGTGGCACCTAGG AGTTGCATCCGTCGTCGAGGACGACCACCCGAGGATCGAGATTGCGGCCGTCAGAGACGCTCCACGGCAAGCAGCAGCCCTAAAATGCAGCGAGAGATTAACAACGCACCCAAAAACTGACCTGCGAATGAAGAAATCAATCAGCAGCGatcgacagcagcagcagtaa